In Capsicum annuum cultivar UCD-10X-F1 chromosome 7, UCD10Xv1.1, whole genome shotgun sequence, one genomic interval encodes:
- the LOC107878600 gene encoding LOW QUALITY PROTEIN: cytochrome P450 CYP72A219 (The sequence of the model RefSeq protein was modified relative to this genomic sequence to represent the inferred CDS: inserted 2 bases in 1 codon) — protein MLCCHNYSLCVSMEVLNWIWFTPKKLEKLLRKQGLKGNSYRTLYGDMKDFSRMIKEAISKPMNLSDDGDDDVAPRMVPFFLETIKKYGKKSFIWLGPRPQLLIMDPELIKEVLSKTYLYQKPRGNPLVRLLIHGLASLEEDKWAKHRKIINPAFHLEKLKHMLPAFYLSCSEMLSKWEDIVPLEGSLEIDVWPHLQQMTSDVISRTAFGSSYEEGRKIFELQKEQIQHLTESMQSVYIPGWRFLPTKRNRRMKEIKKDVRSSIRGIIDKRLKAMEAGNADNEDLLGIFLESNFKEIEQNRNKDFGMSIEEVIEECKLFYFAGEESTSALLLWTLVLSRYQNWQARAREEVLQVFESQKPDFDGLNRLNVVTMILYESLRLYPPVITIGRRANEDIVLGEVSIPAGVLISSPVIILHHDXEIWGEDATQFNPERFKEGTSSATKGQVAYFPFSWGPRICIGQNFAMLEAKMALSMILQSFSFELSPSYAHAPLPRITMQPQYGAPLIFHKL, from the exons ATGTTGTGCTGCCATAATTACTCTCTTTGTGTATCTATGGAGGTGCTGAATTGGATTTGGTTCACGCCAAAGAAGTTGGAGAAGTTGTTGAGGAAACAAGGTTTAAAAGGGAATTCATACAGAACATTGTATGGTGACATGAAAGATTTTTCTAGGATGATTAAGGAAGCTATCTCAAAGCCTATGAATCTGtctgatgatggtgatgatgatgtagCCCCAAGGATGGTGCCTTTCTTTCTTGAAACCATCAAGAAATATG GGAAAAAATCTTTTATATGGTTGGGTCCAAGACCACAATTACTGATCATGGACCCTGAGCTTATAAAGGAAGTACTCTCGAAAACCTATTTGTATCAAAAGCCTCGTGGAAATCCATTAGTAAGATTGTTGATACACGGACTAGCAAGCCTCGAGGAAGACAAATGGGCCAaacatagaaaaatcatcaatcccGCTTTCCATCTAGAGAAGTTAAAG CATATGCTTCCAGCTTTTTACTTGAGCTGTAGTGAGATGTTGAGCAAATGGGAAGACATTGTTCCACTTGAAGGCTCACTTGAGATAGATGTATGGCCTCACCTTCAGCAAATGACTAGTGATGTAATCTCCCGGACAGCTTTTGGAAGTAGTTACGAAGAAGGTAGAAAGATTTTTGAACTTCAAAAGGAACAAATTCAGCATCTTACCGAATCTATGCAATCAGTTTATATCCCAGGATGGAG ATTTTTGCCAACAAAGAGGAACAGAAGaatgaaggaaataaaaaagGATGTTCGCTCCTCAATTAGAGGTATCATTGACAAAAGATTGAAGGCAATGGAAGCAGGGAATGCTGATAATGAGGATCTATTGGGCATATTTCTGGAATCGAATTTTAAAGAAATTGAACAAAACAGAAACAAGGACTTTGGAATGAGCATCGAAGAAGTCATTGAAGAATGCAAGCTATTCTATTTTGCTGGCGAAGAATCTACATCAGCGTTGCTCCTATGGACTCTAGTGTTGAGCAGATATCAAAATTGGCAGGCACGGGCCAGAGAAGAAGTCTTGCAAGTGTTTGAGAGTCAAAAACCAGATTTTGATGGATTAAATCGTCTGAACGTT GTGACGATGATCTTGTATGAATCACTAAGGTTATATCCCCCAGTAATAACAATTGGCCGGCGGGCCAATGAAGACATTGTGTTAGGAGAAGTATCTATACCAGCCGGTGTACTAATCTCATCGCCAGTGATCATATTGCATCATGA AGAGATATGGGGTGAAGATGCAACTCAGTTCAATCCAGAGAGATTTAAAGAAGGAACATCAAGTGCAACAAAGGGTCAAGTTGCATATTTTCCATTTTCTTGGGGTCCTAGAATATGCATTGGACAAAATTTTGCCATGTTAGAAGCAAAGATGGCTTTGTCAATGATCCTACAAAGCTTCTCTtttgaactttctccatcataTGCCCATGCTCCTCTGCCCAGGATAACCATGCAGCCTCAGTATGGTGCCCCTCTTATTTTCCACAAACTATAA